The following proteins come from a genomic window of Montipora foliosa isolate CH-2021 chromosome 2, ASM3666993v2, whole genome shotgun sequence:
- the LOC137991225 gene encoding uncharacterized protein produces the protein MDHVRLVKFYSCKNLENFPRWKKLLDRADPNFRVTAHTKVCSNHFKYGQPRADNPHPSLYLKGYPGISTPVKSKPTRRKLTYSGASAAKTSKSIGKKRNSSALSGTSSATFLQGHEECYNESTSYTGNVVVENKNVDQKSPPIVEQVLKEHNYAVDSNEVSSAARCKPFEVCQRCVNHHKRISDLEQELQKAGELIKTVQTEIDFLQHKDFSIDDIKHDDHLVELYTGIPTYGSFKFLSEKLEGKVTKMQYYRGVDSHKCKRYQVNDSQAKPGRKRALNCENELLMVLARLRQVLSLEDLAFRFKVSASSVSGIISTWMPFLGRELTSLIYWPRKEELHLFYPEA, from the coding sequence CGCTGGAAAAAATTACTTGATCGGGCAGACCCGAATTTTCGTGTAACAGCCCACACAAAAGTGTGTTCAAATCACTTCAAATATGGCCAGCCAAGAGCTGACAACCCACATCCGAGTCTTTACCTGAAAGGATATCCCGGGATTTCGACACCTGTGAAGAGCAAACCCACTCGAAGGAAACTTACTTACTCTGGTGCATCTGCTGCAAAAACGTCCAAGTCTATTGGTAAAAAGCGTAACAGTTCAGCGTTGTCTGGTACATCTTCTGCTACTTTCCTACAAGGTCATGAAGAGTGCTACAATGAGTCAACCAGTTACACTGGGAACGTCgttgttgaaaacaaaaatgttgaCCAGAAATCACCCCCGATAGTTGAACAGGTTCTTAAAGAACACAACTATGCTGTAGACAGCAATGAAGTTTCATCTGCTGCGAGATGTAAGCCATTTGAAGTTTGTCAGCGTTGTGTAAATCATCACAAAAGGATAAGCGATTTGGAACAAGAGTTGCAAAAAGCTGGGGAGCTTATTAAAACTGTACAAACTGAAATTGATTTTCTTCAACACAAGGATTTTAGCATTGATGACATTAAACACGATGACCACCTGGTTGAACTGTACACAGGAATACCCACCTAtggttcatttaaatttttgagtGAGAAATTGGAAGGTAAAGTAACTAAGATGCAGTATTATAGAGGCGTTGACTCTCATAAATGTAAACGTTACCAAGTCAATGACAGTCAAGCGAAACCTGGGAGAAAAAGAGCTCTGAATTGTGAAAATGAATTGCTGATGGTTTTGGCACGTCTAAGACAAGTATTGTCTCTGGAGGATCTAGCGTTCAGATTTAAGGTGTCAGCAAGCAGTGTCTCAGGGATCATTTCTACATGGATGCCATTTTTGGGAAGGGAATTGACAAGTTTAATTTACTGGCCCAGGAAAGAGGAGCTACACCTTTTTTACCCTGAAGCCTGA